The sequence TACTTCACTCGCAGGTTGGCAAGCCCTGTACGCTCTCGCTCCCGCGCCTCATATTCCCGCAGCCACGCATTGGCATCGCGAGCCAGCCCGCGCAGACGATCCAGCTCACTATCGAAGCCCTCGCGAATCACGCCACCATCACGGAATACCTGCGGTGGTGATTCGATGATGGCACCATCCAGCTCTTCCGCCAGTGACTCCAACCCCTGCATGGCAAACGCCATTTCAGCGAACAGGCCACTACGATCCCCGATCAGGGTATAGAGCTCGGGCAGTGCCGATATCGCCTCTGCAATACCACGGTAATCGCGCGGCGAGGCCCGATTCAACACGATGCGGGTCAACATCCGCTCCATATCGCGAACTCCGTTCAGTCTTTGGCGCAATGCAGTCTGCGTTTCCTGATCATCGAGCAGACTCTGCACGGCATTCTGGCGATCATTCAAAAGTGTAATATCCGTCAACGGCCTGTCGATCCATTCGCGCAAAAGTCTCGCCCCCATCGGGGTCTTCGTCTCATCGAGCACATGAATCAGACCACCCTTGGGGTCACCCGCCAGCGAGCAGTAGAGCTCCAGATTTCGTCTGGAACGCATATCGATACGCATCCCATTTCCCTGCTCAACAAACACAGGCAGTGAAAGGTGTTCAAGTGCACATTTCTGGGTCTGTCCGAGATAGACCAGCACAGCAGCAACTGCCGCCGCAGCCATGGCATGCTTTTCCAGATTCAGCGACTGCCAGTCACTGACGCCAAAATGCTGCTCCACCTGCTCACGCGCTACTGCTTCACTGAAACTCCAGTCCCCCGGGCGGTTAACCGGCGTGCTGTGCTGGGACTCATCATAAGTAGGCAGAAGCAGTTCCGCCGGTGCCATCACAGCCAGCTGCTCCTCCAGCAGAAGATCTCCGCTGCCTTCGAGCAGCCGCCAGTGACCACATGAAAGGTCGACTGCCGCCAGCCCCCACTTCTCGCCCTTTCGGTAGCAGGCAACAAGTGGTGCGGAGCGCGACTGATCCAGTAGCTCCGCTTCGGTAAGCGTGCCGGAGGTGACAACACGAACCACCTCGCGCCGAACCGGCCCTTTGCTGCCGTCCGGCAGCTCCATCTGTTCACACACCGCAACCCGTTTACCTGCAGCAACCAGTCGTGCCAGATAAACTTCGGCCTGATGCCACGGCACGCCCGCCATCGGGATGTCTTCGCCACCCGATTTTCCGCGTTTTGTCAGTGTGATATCGAGAATCTTTGACGCCTCTACAGCATCTTCGAAGAACATCTCGTAAAAATCGCCCATGCGATAAAAGAGAAGACAGTCCGAATGTTCGGATTTTATTTTCAGATACTGCTGCATCATGGGGGTGTGAGCCGTCTGACCCGTCGTCTTTGCCATGCCGCAATGTAGCACGCGATTTCACGATGCATAAGCTGTTTATAACTCTATTTGACAGATTTTATCAGGAAGTGCGTAAGCCCGGGAAATATGCGTTGAGAAGGGGAAGGGGGGGGATGCACATTTACCCGGGCCGTTTATCTTAAGCACTGCTGCTCTGGTATCTTTCAACGCCGCAACAGGGCAAAGCCTAGCCAGCCTCCGCATGTCAGAATGTGATCTGCATCATCATTTTCTGCGCCGCTTGCAAAGAAGCGCTTAAATGCTCCGGGCGTTGACTTCACAGTGCTTGCACCGGAGCGTTCTGGCATCTAAAAGGAAGGCCGATGAAGAGAACCCGAAACCAGATCCTGCTTTTTACCCTGCTAGTTGCCGCTGATCAGATCACCAAATGGTGGATCCAGCTGCCCGACTTTAAACCCTTTGTCGTTATCGACGGTTATTTCAACATCATTCGCGCCTACAATCCGGGCGTAGCCTTCTCAATGTTTTCTGATCTTCCTGACTCTCTGCGCATCTGGCTGCTGCTCGGTGTTACTATCGGCATTGCCGTGGCGGTTGTCTTCTGGTGGTGGCAGGAGCGCCGTCGCGCCGGCATCACCTCCTGGCTTCTGGTTCTGATTCTGGCAGGTGCAGTTGGTAACATCTGGGATCGCATGCAGCTGGGTTATGTTGTCGATTTTATTGACTGGTATGTGCGCAGCGGCGGCCAAGAGTATCACTGGCCTGCCTTCAACGTAGCAGATGCCTGCATCTTTATCTCTGTCGCCCTGCTTCTGATTACCAGTTTCAGGAAACACTGAACTTTTTTTTAACACCTCTGCTGAACAAAAGCTCTAGTCAGTCACTCCATGCCCCTTTATCAGGCAGCAGTAATTATAGCCTGATCAATAGTCGAGCGTGATTAATCACACCTCTTGTTTTTTCATCCGCATGTCCCTTCAAGTCTGACAAAACCATATCAAAGAATGTAATCGCTGCCTTCATCTCCTCTAACTCAAACTCATCGACACTATCGAATTTAGAGAGGTTCTTGACGATATAGAGCTTTTTAAACAGTGCAAAAGAGACAAACTGTTTCAGGAAGTGACTCTTATCCACACTCTCAGAAAAATGATGAATATCACTCTCATTAATACCCTCTTTTCCTTCCATCACCAGTTTCATCGCCACGGGGTACCTGCCACTTTTTACATAGCCATCCAGCAGTGCTTGAAACCCTCTGGCGTGCTTGATTCTTTCCAAATATTTATAAGCAAATGCGATGATTCCTGTAGAAAGGATCAATTTCATCTCTGTTTTTTCATCGATATGAAAAACCCTTAACGCATTGATCTCTTCCACTATCTCTCTGGCCAGATGTTCATTGTTTTCCATTGTAACAACCCCTGCATGTCCCATGTGATCACCTCAGCCGCCGTAACTTCTCAGCTATCCATATAGTAGATGAAGGTTTCACAGAGCCGATATAACACGATTGTGCTATGTGGTTAGAAATACTGGGCGGATTCACAGAGGTCTGGTCACTCTTTTTGGCATGGAAGCACAAGAGAGAGCAGTGTTCCACCACCCGGATTGTAGTCAAGTTTGAACGTCCCCAACAGCGTCTCACAACGCTGCCTCATGTTTTCAATACCTCTGCCCTGACGCACATCAGGGCTCATTCCCTGGCCATTATCTGCAACCTCAATGCGAACCATGCGGTTGCCATTGTCCCTGAAACCGGTGGTTCTTATCTCCACCCAGTCGGCGTCAGCATGGCGGATAATATTGGTAATCGCCTCCTGCAGGATGCGAACAAGATGAATGGAACAGCCTTTCTGCAATGACCAGCCGACAGGCAGTGTTTGCATATTCCACGATACAAATAGTGCGGAGGCTTTTAACTGATACTCCATGCGTGAACGAAGCATTCCCATGGTCAAACCGACATCATCACTCTCATCACCGACCGAATCGATCAGCAGGCGCATATCCAGTATCGCCTGATTCACCAGTTCGAGACAGAGTGAATTTTTGTCCGGATTGCCAGCAAGTATAGATTTAAGCGCAACCAGATGCCCCCCCATCCCATCATGCAGTTCGCGGGTGAATCGCTTTCGCTCATCAGCCAGAAGCTGAGCTCGTTCAAGTTGCCGCAGACGCTCCTTTTCCGCTTTCAACACGATGGGCTCCTCTGCCGCCTGCTCGTGCCATCATCAGCAGAGCAACGAAAAACAGTGGAGAACCATGGCCTACTCATTAAGTTTAATCAGCCCCAACTGGCAGGCTTCAAATACCGCCTCATTGCGGCTATGCACTTCCAGCTTCTGGTAGATATGGCGAATATGTGAAACAATGGTATGAGCGCTGAGATCCATGAGTGCTGCGATTTCCTCCCGCTTGAATCCGCGTGAAACCAGCTGCAACACCTCCAGTTCTCTGGGGCTTAACAGATCATTTTCGAGGCTTTCTGGAACCGTCGCCTGCAGGGGTTTTAGCGCGTTTAATATGAAACGCGCTATGGATGAACTGATCGGCGCATCACCGGCAAGCATCTCTATAATTAGGTCGCCAATATCATCCGGCATGGAGTCCTTGAGAAGGTATCCGGTTGCACCTGCCCTGATCGCTTCGATAACCCGGAATTCATCGGCAAACACAGTGATGACAATCGCCTCACTTTGCGGAAAACTATCCTTGAGGTGCCTGATCAGGTCAGCACCGTTCCCATCAGGAAGCCCGAGATCGACCAGCATAACATCAGGAGCTGCCTTAATATGCTCCAGCGCATCCCTGTAACATCCTACCGAACCACATAGAGACAGTTGATTATGCTTATGAATGGACCTCTCGAAATGAAGGCGCACATATTCATCGTCCTCAACAATCAGAACCCTTGGATGAATATTGTCCATCGAATTCACTGCTAGTTCACCCCTATGAAACCAAAGCACTGTTTATCAGTTATAGCAGAAAAAACGGTTTTTTCGAGGTTTCACAGTTTCTGAAGGGGTTTACATACGCGGTAGCTGGCGCTTTTTGATTATCTTGCGCTGCCGCACTGCTTCCAGTTACCCGCGTCAATCAGATTCAAAAGTTAGCCAGTCATGAATAGGAAATGGCATGGGCGAAAGAGTCCGGCAGGGGCATACCAAGTATATGATTAAACCACCCTGCTTCCTCACATGAAAGGCTTATTCTGTCTCCGTCTCAGGATCCACGTCAGCTTTAGATTTCGGCTTCCATCTCTTTTTACTAACCGGCCGCATGCGGATGCCGAACATCACCCGTGCCACATCCTTGAAGTGGCGGGCATAGTGAATAACCATCTCTTCGCGCACGCTCTCTGGAAGCTCATTCACATCCACCTCATTGGCAGCGGGTAAAATCACCTCTGAAATTCCCAGTCGCTTGGCAGCCAGCAGTTTTTCGCGCTCGCCACCAATCGGCAGCACATCTCCAGTCAGCGTCAACTCGCCGGTCATGGCAATCCGTTCCGGCGCTCTTCCAAGGGCCAACGACAACAGTGCGGTTGCTATCGCAACACCTGCTGATGGCCCGTCTTTAGGCACGGCACCCTCCGGCACATGCAGGTGGATAAAGGCACTGTCATAGAACTCTTCTGGTGCACCAAAACGTTTCAGGTTGGCCGTCACATAGGAGTAGGCAATCTCAACCGACTCCTGCATCACCTTGCCCAGCTGACCGGTTATCTTCATACCTCGGCGATCATGATGGGCGATGGTCACCTCCAGCGTCAGGGTAGTGCCACCCATCGCTGTCCAGGCAAGACCCGTAGCGAGGCCGACACCCTGTTTGATCGCCTGCTCACGGAAGCGCGGCTTGCCAACATAACCGGCAATATCGGCAACGCCGATTCGCACCGGAAACTCCATGTCGCCTTCGGTCACCTTTCGCGCCACCTTACGCAGAATCTTCTTCAGCAACCGCTCCAGAAGACGCACACCCGGCTCACGGGCATAATCCTCAACTAGATGTTTGAACACGCCTTTGGTCAGGGTCATCTCGCTGGACTTGATACCATGCTCACGCAACTGCTTGGGCCAGAGGTGTTTGCGTGCGATCTCGACTTTCTCGCTCGGCATATAACCGGCCAGATGAATGATCTCTGCACGATCAAGCAGCGGTCTGGGTACCGTATCGAGCTGGTTGGCAGTGAGTAGAAAGAGTATCTGCGACAGATCAAAGCGCACATCAAGGTAGTGATCCATGAAGTCGGAGTTTTGCTCCGGATCGAGCACCTCAAGCAGTGCTGAAGATGGATCACCGCGGAAATCGTTACCGATCTTGTCCACCTCGTCGATCATAATGACCGGATTGGCCACCTCGACACGTTTCAGCGCCTGCACAAGCTTGCCCGGCATGGCTCCGATGTAGGTGCGCCGATGCCCCTTGATCTCAGCCTCGTCACGCATACCACCCACCGAGAAACGGAAGAAGGGACGGCCGACTGCCTCGGCGATTGCCTTGCCGATCGAGGTCTTGCCTACGCCCGGAGGTCCAACAAAAAGGATGATCGAGCCGCCCACCTGTTTTTTACGCGCACCGACAGCGATAAACTCGAGGATACGGTCCTTCACATCGTCGAGACCGGAGTGATCCTTATTCAGTGCCCGGCTCGCCGCCTTCAGGTTATAGCGGTCACGGCAGGTGCGCCCCCACGGCAGGCAGGTCAACCACTCCAGATAGTTGCGGGTGACGGTGTACTCAGGCGATGCAGTCTCCAGCAGGGCCAACTTGTTCAGCTCCTCTTCAAAGGCATTGCCCGCCTCTTTGCTGAACTTCAGTTTTTTTGCCTTCTCCCTGAAATCATTGACCTCCTTCTCGCGCGGATCCTCATTCATTCCCAGTTCGCGCTGAATCTCATGCAGCTGCTCCTGCAGGAAAAAACGCCGTTGCTGGTCGGAAACGTGCTCATCGATTTTATCACGAATCTTACGTTGCACCTTGCTGACATTGAGCTCACGGTTGAGCAGCGTCACCACCTTCTTCAGCCGGTCGTAAATCTGATAGGTTTCAAGAATATCCTGCAGGTCTTCACGGCTGGCCGTGGTCAGGCTGGCAGCAAAATCGGCCAGCCGGTTGGGCTCATTGACATCAAAACGGGAGGCGAACAGGCGCAACTCCTCCTCATGCAGCGGGTTATGCTTAAGCAGCTCCTTGATCGTATTGATCACTGCAACGGTGTAAGCGCGCAGCTCGATATTATCCTCATAGGAAGTCTCTTCGCGGTAGACTGCCTTCACCCGGATTGGATGTTCATCGGAAACAAAGCTCTCGATACTGAATCGACTCAGGCACTCGACCACCAGGTGCAGACCATGCCCCTCAATCTCCACGGCCTTGGCAATACGAGCCACCACGCCGACCCCATAGAGGTTTTCCGGTTCATAAGGCTCATTCTCATCCCGAACCAGCACGAGTCCTACATACTGCTGGTGGCTTGATGCCAGCTCACGCACCACGTTGCCCATCTCCTCATTCTCGTAAACCAGCGGCACCACCAGGCCCGGGAAAAGCGGGCGGTTAGAGAGTGGTAATAGCGTCAACTGATCCGGAAACGCCTCATCGGTGCGGACCAGCGTTGTCTCGGTGGCTTCAACCTCATCAGTATCGAGGCTGTCGATTTCATCTAGAATTTCGGGGTCGTGGATATCGTCTGCTATCATAATAATTATTTAAGGTTATCCTCATCCTTTTTCAAGACTTGAATTCATACGCTAGCACCCCCACATTTAACCTGACAATAAAAAAAGGAGATTTCATGCGCGGCTTTAAAGGTATTTTCCTGCTCATCATCACCAATATTCTGATCTTTCTCACACTGGCGATCACCGGCACCATT comes from Mariprofundus aestuarium and encodes:
- the mutS gene encoding DNA mismatch repair protein MutS, producing MAKTTGQTAHTPMMQQYLKIKSEHSDCLLFYRMGDFYEMFFEDAVEASKILDITLTKRGKSGGEDIPMAGVPWHQAEVYLARLVAAGKRVAVCEQMELPDGSKGPVRREVVRVVTSGTLTEAELLDQSRSAPLVACYRKGEKWGLAAVDLSCGHWRLLEGSGDLLLEEQLAVMAPAELLLPTYDESQHSTPVNRPGDWSFSEAVAREQVEQHFGVSDWQSLNLEKHAMAAAAVAAVLVYLGQTQKCALEHLSLPVFVEQGNGMRIDMRSRRNLELYCSLAGDPKGGLIHVLDETKTPMGARLLREWIDRPLTDITLLNDRQNAVQSLLDDQETQTALRQRLNGVRDMERMLTRIVLNRASPRDYRGIAEAISALPELYTLIGDRSGLFAEMAFAMQGLESLAEELDGAIIESPPQVFRDGGVIREGFDSELDRLRGLARDANAWLREYEARERERTGLANLRVKYNKVFGYFIEISKAQAKDAPVDFVRKQTLVNAERFITDELHSFESEILGARDAALNREEGLVEVLRRKLCSAAAAIQKAAHAVARLDVLSCFAYLAKSYRYVRPEVHSGRSMKLVGGRHPVVERFLSSSDPFVANDTHMDLKNRRFMLLTGPNMGGKSTYMRQVAWIVWLAHTGCFVPADEARIPLTRRIFTRVGAGDELASGRSTFMVEMMETATILNQLESRSLVIVDEIGRGTSTWDGLAIAWSVAERLIASPDVLTLFATHYHELTELPDDFDTAFNASVTVREWNGSVIFMHQVIEDAADQSYGIAVAQLAGLPREVIKRAREHLFRLEHGSELAAESGKPQLGLFAVAEKKQQERDLERLRELEKTLLNADVESMRPVDALLLLDQLKKEVEQS
- the lspA gene encoding signal peptidase II, with protein sequence MKRTRNQILLFTLLVAADQITKWWIQLPDFKPFVVIDGYFNIIRAYNPGVAFSMFSDLPDSLRIWLLLGVTIGIAVAVVFWWWQERRRAGITSWLLVLILAGAVGNIWDRMQLGYVVDFIDWYVRSGGQEYHWPAFNVADACIFISVALLLITSFRKH
- a CDS encoding sensor histidine kinase, whose protein sequence is MLKAEKERLRQLERAQLLADERKRFTRELHDGMGGHLVALKSILAGNPDKNSLCLELVNQAILDMRLLIDSVGDESDDVGLTMGMLRSRMEYQLKASALFVSWNMQTLPVGWSLQKGCSIHLVRILQEAITNIIRHADADWVEIRTTGFRDNGNRMVRIEVADNGQGMSPDVRQGRGIENMRQRCETLLGTFKLDYNPGGGTLLSLVLPCQKE
- a CDS encoding response regulator; its protein translation is MDNIHPRVLIVEDDEYVRLHFERSIHKHNQLSLCGSVGCYRDALEHIKAAPDVMLVDLGLPDGNGADLIRHLKDSFPQSEAIVITVFADEFRVIEAIRAGATGYLLKDSMPDDIGDLIIEMLAGDAPISSSIARFILNALKPLQATVPESLENDLLSPRELEVLQLVSRGFKREEIAALMDLSAHTIVSHIRHIYQKLEVHSRNEAVFEACQLGLIKLNE
- the lon gene encoding endopeptidase La, with product MIADDIHDPEILDEIDSLDTDEVEATETTLVRTDEAFPDQLTLLPLSNRPLFPGLVVPLVYENEEMGNVVRELASSHQQYVGLVLVRDENEPYEPENLYGVGVVARIAKAVEIEGHGLHLVVECLSRFSIESFVSDEHPIRVKAVYREETSYEDNIELRAYTVAVINTIKELLKHNPLHEEELRLFASRFDVNEPNRLADFAASLTTASREDLQDILETYQIYDRLKKVVTLLNRELNVSKVQRKIRDKIDEHVSDQQRRFFLQEQLHEIQRELGMNEDPREKEVNDFREKAKKLKFSKEAGNAFEEELNKLALLETASPEYTVTRNYLEWLTCLPWGRTCRDRYNLKAASRALNKDHSGLDDVKDRILEFIAVGARKKQVGGSIILFVGPPGVGKTSIGKAIAEAVGRPFFRFSVGGMRDEAEIKGHRRTYIGAMPGKLVQALKRVEVANPVIMIDEVDKIGNDFRGDPSSALLEVLDPEQNSDFMDHYLDVRFDLSQILFLLTANQLDTVPRPLLDRAEIIHLAGYMPSEKVEIARKHLWPKQLREHGIKSSEMTLTKGVFKHLVEDYAREPGVRLLERLLKKILRKVARKVTEGDMEFPVRIGVADIAGYVGKPRFREQAIKQGVGLATGLAWTAMGGTTLTLEVTIAHHDRRGMKITGQLGKVMQESVEIAYSYVTANLKRFGAPEEFYDSAFIHLHVPEGAVPKDGPSAGVAIATALLSLALGRAPERIAMTGELTLTGDVLPIGGEREKLLAAKRLGISEVILPAANEVDVNELPESVREEMVIHYARHFKDVARVMFGIRMRPVSKKRWKPKSKADVDPETETE